The Artemia franciscana chromosome 11, ASM3288406v1, whole genome shotgun sequence DNA segment GAGGGAAGGGGTTTGAAGTCCAGTAACACCCTTCACTCTGGATACGATTCGCTTGAAATATCAGGGCACGTAGACAGGGCTGCGCAAACCTCGAAAACTTAGATACGAACCCCTGAGGTGGGGTATTTTCCATTAAGAAGTATCGGAAGGTTTTTAGATTGGAGATCAGGAGCGATATTTTCCTCTAGGTTTGACTTCTACTTGTACACATATCTTAATCCCCTCCCTTCAAAAAGGGCGACCTTTATTACATCCTCTCCCTTCAAAAAATTCACTGACCTTTATTGGGGAATTAAACCCTTAATCTACTTTTGTGTAAAAGTagggaaaattaaaacaagcacTTACGCTGCAGTTCAGGTGCAGATGTAGGCACAGACAAAGATGCAGGTGCTGGTATAAGCAAGTATAACACAGGTGCAGATAAAAGCGCAGGCACATGATTAGATACGATACTATTGATGACTGGACGAGGCTCCTCCCTAACTTGTAGATTATCCATAATGGTCTTAATTCTCTGTTTGACCTTTGATTGTTCCGTTGGTAAGGAGATTTGCTCAACCGAGGGCTTAACATCTGCAACATCCTCTTGTTCAGCTTTgatgaaaatttgacaaaagtTGGTAGCATTTTCTGCAGTTGGGTGAATAACTATATTACCTTCATTTGGATAAACAGGCTCTTCTTTAACTTCAGCTTTTGGTTGCAAAAGAGGTGTAGctgcctgaaaaataaaaggggtcaaaattaataaatttctcACTTTAATACTGATGTTATATAATCGAAATTACGACTAAGTCCAGAAATAGGCAATCATTTATAAAGTGAACTTTTTAACAGCGGTTGTTCAGCTTTGAGATTAGAGTTCTTACTGGTCACACCTTCGTCGCAATCTTTTCGCACAGGTCTTGTAaaactgacattttttttctaatataacCGTACACCAAAATGACTCCATTCCCAAACCTGAAACCCGTCTTTTTGACATACActattgtattttcaatttttttttagttccttgtagtttttattttttggttttcttttcttttttttttaattattgttcaATTCAGAATGGATGAGCATTAAGACGAAAAGGTTTAGCCCTTAATTTAACTCAATTGTCGTTTAGAGTCTTAATTCtcattttcttaaaactttcaatCAGCGcagttaaagaatttttttgga contains these protein-coding regions:
- the LOC136032768 gene encoding MAP7 domain-containing protein 1-like, with the protein product MSQSAERKRRRAEYMRKYRENMSEERRAQIREYDARRRRSNYMRRAVEGNKRRLTAEENAERKRRQADYMKKYRQNMREEQKSQIRKYDAMWHRSARWPVVEAATPLLQPKAEVKEEPVYPNEGNIVIHPTAENATNFCQIFIKAEQEDVADVKPSVEQISLPTEQSKVKQRIKTIMDNLQVREEPRPVINSIVSNHVPALLSAPVLYLLIPAPASLSVPTSAPELQHLLK